DNA from Plasmodium cynomolgi strain B DNA, chromosome 12, whole genome shotgun sequence:
TGAACAATCGGAGAAACGCACCATGGAGTCGCCAAAAGCATCAATGCATGAAGCGTATAAGAGCTTCTGCTCACAGCACCCCCTGAAGAAATTGTCCATGCCGAAGAGCGATCTTGTATGGTCCTACTACGACATTAACAgcagaaatgaaaacataGTGATCTTTTTGCATGGGATATGTGGAACAGCTGGGTGTTACTTTTATCAACTAGACGCATTGGCAAACTTAGGGTTCCGAGTTATATCCTTTCAGTACCCATGTTATAATTACCTAAAGGActggataaaaaatatgtgtaacATATtggaatatttaaatataaagaaggctcatttttttgcctccgaTTTGGGTGGGTACCTAATGCAGTTGTATGCAAAATTGTATCCATCCAAAGTGGAGTCTTTAATACTGTGCAACTCGTACAGAAGGACAGATGACTTTGCTGCAGTTGCAGCGTTCAGAAATGTTTACGGGAAATTATATAGCTTTTTACCCCAtgtgttattaaaaaaaatcatattggaaaattatatttatgtaaattatgtgaatatagatttaaaggagaaaaattcacTAGAGTTCATGAGTAACGAAGTGGACTTAATTTCTTCTGCAGATTTAGGGGGAAGAATAAGTTTGCAACTGTCATCGGAAAACGTTGACAGGATTAATATCAACGATAGAAGTATCACCATTCTGCAGACATTAAATAATACCTATGCAGATAGCCTAAATGAGGACATGAAAAATGCTTACCCCTATGCTAAACATGCGATATTGAAATCAGGGGGTTCCTTTCCTTATCTCAGTAGGCACGAAGAAGtcaatatgtacattttggtTCACCTCAGGAACAACTGTAACGCTGTATTTGTGAAGGAGCAAATAAGTAGCATGAGTTATATGCACCAACTCAAAAGTGAAGAAGTAGACATAGATCAGTTCGCTTCTGGGAGAAAATTTGGCAAACGGGTTGATGGGAATACTCAGAAGATGACCAGTGAAgggaaatgtaaaattagTATCATAAACCGTTGTTGCACTAGTGCCTCTAGTGGTGATATGCATAAGGGTAAAATCTACCACAATGAGGGTGGAGATCCTAACGGGAATACCTTTTCGTATagggaaaggagaaaaatggaagaagggaaaataaaacaggGAGTACGTAACATCAGGCGGGATGGGCACTCAGAGGAACAGGCGgatctttttaatttgtataaaaatggcaGTTATAATAGTTGCGAAAATTTTAGCAGGAACGACACCGTGACTAGCGAGGAGACTGTAAATAGCCACGAAAAGGTGGACGCGGCGCCCAACAGTGGTCAACATAGTCTCTACCGCGGTGGTGCGTATGGGGAGGTGTACTCCAAAAATAACGATTTCCGCGCAGGGGGAATAAACGCAAAGTTTGGCGAAGAACGCCACGAGAGCTATGCCAAGCATAATCCGtatgaagaacaaaatgaacatcgCGCGCATGTGCACAATTACACGAATGAGGCATTTCCAGATGATCCCGACGCGGACATCGTGGACATAAATCATAATGACggttattacaaaaatggttATCAGCACGTGAGCAGAAATGTGACGCGCGAAGACGACGTGTATGGCAGCCCTAATGGCGAATATACGTACACAAGCAACGAGGACATCCAATCAACCGGGCGAATTGTGCGTAACTCTGAGGAACGCTACAACAAGGAGTCTTTAAATTATGCCGACAACTGTAATGAAAATGACCCGCGATATGGCCGCGcaaatgttaataaaaatgacattttctGCCATTTTTAGCTTTCGCCCATGGGTGTTTTGTTTGTGTATATCCCTTGGGAGGGaaccccccccttcccctatTCTGTTTAATTTACTCGCTTTGCAGTTTTATATATGCTTCCTGCGGCACTGGTGATGAAGTGGGAAAGGGTTAACTGatggcacttttttttgaattcgCTTTTGCCTCTCCATTTGGCGCTTCCCCGTTCTTGCgcattttgtaattttgcACCTTTTGTGAATTTGTTTTGTTACACTGTCGTTAGGCGCTGAGCGGATTGGCGCTGCTCGGATTGGTACTACATGATTTGCCAGTGCCATTTTGCTGCGCCACTCGTGGATGCGCCATCTTTGGAGTAATTTTTGCGCGCGAAATTTTACCACTCCTTGAGGCCCATCCTCCGAATGACCACAAGTTTGAATTTGCATACGTACAATTGCATTAGGTACGTGTGacgctttttaaaataaatataaaggaaAGAGGAAACGAAATTGTGTAAACACTTTCTTTTCTGTATTtctttccccgtttttttttttttttttgtccagaTTTGTGtacaaaagtgaaaaaaacttgcattttttttttttttttttaaaaacgtgcgcatatatatgcaaatatttatgtatacgtGTCCGCGCGTGTGCCCTTTTTAATGGCGAAAATTAGTATTCTTTAAAGGGACGAATgagttaaaaatttatatatggtGTAGCAGCTGAGTGGCAGAAATATACGAAAAGAACAGTGGTAAAGTGCTTGCgcatttttatgtgcaaCAATGGTTGAAtaaggaaaggggaaaatgacGAACAAGTGCAACATGCTCagtgagtaaaaaaaaggaataaccttttttttttttgtgtgtgtgagTTAAGGCATGAATGTGAGGAGAAAAGCGGAAATAAGATGGACATCACGGAATTTGAAATACCGCTTTTTTCGCCAAATATTACTGAAATAAATTTCGGGATCTTCGATCTGTGGCTCCGGGGGCACAATGGTAAGGGGGAGGAGATCGCGACCGGTAAAATGGCGCGCGAATAACACGCTAAAAAGGAGCGAAAAACAACGAAAAGAAAACTTCCCCATGCGTCTACCCTTCTTTTGCCCACTCCACAGAATTCGAAGTGCTGTGCATGCTGCAGAACAGCTTCTACGCCGACTTGATCAAAAGAAAGAACGAGTTGAACAATGAGGGCGATGGTGATGCTGATAGTGACGGCGACGGGGACGATGTAGAGGGGAAAACAACGAACAAGGAAAAGAACGATCATGTGATTAGTAAGGATATCGAAAAAGTgcttaaagaaaaatacaaagacaatgttttttttgtaaaaaacagAATTATGAATATGTTTAACACGGAAAATAAGGAAAGCGATTACATAGGCAACAATATTTTGTtcgacaattttttatgtttatacataaaacagcaattttacatttttaacattttgtCCCACCATTTGACCAATTTGGATCTGcgtttttccaatttttacatccccataagcaaaaataaagcgctaaaactgataaaaaattattacaacaTTGACTTCAATTTGGAGaaggaaattataaaatataaaagcaTTAACAACATCTCAAAATACACGAACGAGATTGTTAAAATAACAaacatacataaaatatCAGTCAAAAGacaaatagaaaatataaaaaatatgtggaaatatgtaataaatatttacgaaaggagaaatataaacataagTACGTTATATAAGAAAAGACGGATAAGTATGAAAAAGGTATTAAGATTtcttaaaaagaatttccaactttataaattttttatgaaaaaggaaactgTTTTGgatatgaataataatgaTGGTCATTATCGCAATagatcatttttatttaaaaaaaaaaaaagaaaaggaaaagggaagaaaaaggcacaaaataACACCAATTCGAAGAATGAATATCttcaatataatataattaaaactTTGGAAAATCTCGTTGGTATTTATTTAGCCAAGAGGTACTTTCGCCTCTACTGGATTATATCCTATCATATCGAGGTAccaaaaaaggtaaacatCCCTTACCCTTATTTTAACAACatcattttgttgttattgGAAAAGTTACAAATTAACGATCTCATTCTGTCCAAGgagtatataaatattagcAAAGGGATATACAGCACCTTCAAGAGCAACAAGAATATGGACGCGCTTAAGAGTAAGTTATGTGGCCTTGCCGACATTAACAACTCGCTGCGTACCAGGGTCCTCATTCGGCTAAAGTGCATCATGAATCTGCTCTGCTGTTTTAGGAATGTAAGAGAGGGACCGTTAGAGAGGGTGCCTGTATATGCGCACTGCCCTGCTTGAGGCTCTACCGCGGAGGGTGGAAGCGAAATGGGCCCACTGACCTATATAACGCGCTGCGCTTGTGGcggtgctcattttttattatttgcaTCTTCCCCCCGTCACGTTGCCACATCGTTAcatcaccgcttcaccgcttcaccgcatCACCACTCCACTGTTTTGCCCCCGTAGTCCTACGAGATAACCAAGTTCCTGCTAATTTTTCACGAGCtgcaaaaaaacgaaccGTTCACGAACGAGAAGACCttcataaaacaaaacatcggcaataacaattttgtgaacaGGATAATGTGCTTTATAAAGTAATTCGATCGTCTGTCTAcgtgtatacatgtgcatgtatgcgCCCCAGGCAGCGCGAGGGGGGTAACGGAAGTGCTCCCCTCTTTGAGGCTCCCGCGCCTGCCCCTTTTGGTACTTCACCTTTTACACCTTCACTTCTTTACAGGGAGGCGGAAAATTATTCCAAGAGGAAAAAGGCCGAGTATGAGAACTTAaggggaaacgaaaaaacgaacattTCGTAGTGTTTGTCAAAAGGGCTCATGGGAGAAGGATGCCCAACGCACGCATTTGTGTCGTGCGGAATGCCCGACGTTGTTTCTTCGGCATGCGCGCCATCTGTATCCCCGCACGCATGACGCGGTTAATTTGTTGGTTATTTGCGCGTTGTTCGCAGCACGCGATTGCATTATTtgtttgtccatttttttgtgctttttttttgtacactttttttgcacatttgtgagtagttagttttttttttttaccgaaCGAACTCACATGCGCATGTGTGGGTCCTCACAATTTGCACACACGGGAAATAAAGCTGAACTCCCTTAtgattatttcttccttttcacgtagccattttttactggaaaaaatgtcaaagtGGTAAAAGCTTTACGCGTCTGTCACTATGTTGACCAGTAATGTATACATGTGGAAGttacgtttttctttttttttttttttgtgttttcctttGAAATGCGTCACACGGTgtggtaataaaaaaaaaaaaaaaaaagtcgttaagatgaaaaatttaaaaagagcAATACGAAATGGAGGTGTTACGACATGGTGTGCATGCAATGTGGACTGAACGGTGTAAGATTCACATAGCTATAGTTGCTGGTATGTGTATCCGTTTGTGCTTATCTTCTCGTCTACCTCTTTGATGTTTTGTTTCCCCAGTCCGGAACGCACCATTCGTTTACCCCCCAAATTGCAGCGAACTGATGCGCTCTTCCATTTCGCCATAAATGCACACATTATTGAGAAAGCAGTTCGGCTAACTGTATGTATGTCGTGGGATACATTTGCTGACCCTATTTATCatcgtcttcttcttcctcttcttcctcttcttcctcttcctcctcgtctgcCTCTTCCTCATCGTCATCGTCTTCCTCATCTTCTGCGACGTaatcctcctcatcgtcatcatcatcatccgCAACGTATTCCTCTTCATCCGATTCGGACAGTTCATCACCAAAGTCCTGTTTTTTATCCGTAACATTGGCATCATCCTgaatgtttatatttttactttttaaaaattccaaCAGAGGGaggtattcatttttgtctatATTGGTATACTCATAACTCATTCCTCTTTTGTGTTTTATGATAAGTGAGAAAAAACGGTGTTGATTTATATTTCCCGTTCTCTGAAAACTGAGTGTGACAATATCATCAAAGGAGATTAAAATGACCggttttataataaaaaggaagtatTTATTTAGGGGGTAAAGCTGCCCACTGGCTGCTCTATAACTGCATGTAATAccatgttcattttttgctgttCTGTAGTCCCCTGGAAtgatggcattttttttaaccagaGCAGTAAATAGTCTAGTAACTACATCGTATGCTTTTCCGGAGAGTGATTTCTccaatttatatttttttacatcttcTTCACTTGCATTGATGTCCAACTCCATATCGTCATCGTTATTGAGTTGAATCAAAATGAATGGGTATTCAGTTTGTCCttgcttcattttattatttaggCTAAAGATTAAAACGTACTGATTGGAGTTACTTTTGGGGACTAacaacattttatttatattagtATACTGAATGGTAAAATCGTAGGACTTTCCATGTAGCTTGAACGACTTTGTGTACATTTCGATTTCGTATCTTCCTCTTGGAACCAGGAGAGGTATATTTGCAAGGGAGGCAATGCATTCACTTTTGGAGTCTCctatatttactttttctagcaaatcatttttaaaattttgaaaattttgattttcatcattttcgtgGGGATAACAGAAACGTATTTCTGATAGGAAATcttcattcgtttttttattttcctcattttttaattccatcGCTATGTCCGTCTTTATCTGTACATTCAGTTGACTGATATTGTTCGTTGGAATGCTGAATGCATATTTATTGTCTATATCGAAGGTTATGTTCGAATTTTCTAACTTGAATTCTCCCCAGTTCCATCCCCTCGTGGCTAGCTTCCTACTAGCTAATCTAAGATTGAAATATTTCTGAAAATGTTGAGTTATTTCGGAAATATTTCTATCTGGGAATCCATCGAAAAAGATGATCAAATTGTCTTTCTGCTCACTAAACTTTAGGTGTAACCTGTTGTTGTTGTAGCTTGTTTTTATCCACTCCGCTTCACTTATGTCACTGCACTTGTACTGGTATAcgttgttcgtttttttgtttttccatcCTAAGAACTCGTTGGACATTCGAAATGATCCGTAGTCACAACCCCCGAACCCACGGATGTTTCCGATGGAGATCACGGGGTTGCTGCCCGAGCTGCCGGCGTTGTCTCCCATGGGTTCTCACAgggcgggggggggaaaccGTAAAAGCGGTAGTGTGGCTTCCTTCGTTAGGACTCCTTCGTTAAGGAGGCACTTGTGAAGTCCCTATTTTGTGAAATCCCCTTGGGGGTATCCCTCTCAGTAAGTCTGTTTTAACTTGGACTGGGAAGGGGTCCCTCCTTCGATCAAACCACGTGCGTGCGCAGAAGAATCGGTGTCGAATGGGCTCGTAATAATGTTGCCACGAGTGTCCGATGTTTGTGCCTCCCCTCTTTTTGCAAAGCTCCGTAGAAGGTTTGCAGAACCCGGGTGGTCAGATAACTGCGTTCAGGAAATTATCCAAGGAGGGTTCCTCTTTTCGCAGGGCGGGATTTTGTTTCGGGTTCCGTGGGCAAACTGatataaaacgaaaaaaaaaaacgaatgcgGTGGTGAgtttttaaatgtacatatatgcaagTACGATCCCGCGTGTGTTTGTTCCTTCGAGGGGGCACTCTTACACTTACGCATTCGCGCAGTGAGGGTTATATTTATCTTTACATGCCTGCAATATgcattgcattttttttggccctaAAAAAGTCCCAGTCCCCCCCCCATAGGTCTTTCAAATAGGGtgtggaagaaaaataaaatactcaAGCCATTCTGGGTtaagcatatataatatatttgctaTTCCACACGCTCGCACGAAAAGAGCCAATTTAAGAAGCTGCTCCAATTTGCCActcttcaaaaattttggCTTACCGATTTTTAGTTTCCCCTAATTTTGTTTCGTGTTTCATGAATGGGAGAACTCCATTGGGGAGTATAAAACAGAAAGGGAGAGACTTGAAAAGGTGGCGTGCGTGCACGAATCGGACCGAaatggggataaaaaaaaaaggacaatcGTCGCCCAAACGAAAACCGGAATTAAACAGgttataatttacaaaaaaggggcagctTGATTGGGAAAGAGAAACTGAGCCAAgtggtgataaaaaaatggaaataattgAATATAAGGCGAACTAAACACGTGACACTTCACAAACtgaacccaaaaaaaaataaaataaaataaaaaaagtgaagggCATGTAGGAGAGCTCAACAGAAAAGAGGAcgcataaaaagggaagaggcaTACCACAATCGAGCACACGATTAAAGCGACTAAATGCTGCTATGTTTGTGTAGTTTTTTCTctatcccccctttttgttgccagaaaatgtaaaggaaGTCACCacggaaggaaaaaatcgagGTGACAAAAGGATGacacgaaaaggaaaaaaataatatgcatcataaaaaatgcttaGCCCAAATTAGGCGCCTAAAAATTTAAGGGAGATATATCTTCCTACATAAGTAAAACTGACCGTGTATATCAAAACACCTTCCACGCTGGACTCTTTGCATATGTATAGAAAAGGCTTCATCAGTTCATAGCAATTATGCTGGAAATGAGCATCCGGCATATTTTTCGGCTTTAAAGTTGTGCAATTgtacgaattttttttttttattttattcacctATTggcatattaaataaattcccACGTTTGGAACCCCTTTGAGTTCATCCACGAGTACACCATTTGGGCATTTCCCCAGACGTGAAAGACAcgaatgtgcaaaaatgttgaccggttttgtgtaaaaaatggagccaAGGTGTGAGCGatgagtgaagaaaaaaaaaaaaaaaaatgcccagctagggaaaaaaaaagatacagcttcctcccattttgctcAGCACCTCCATGAGTGACGTTTCAGCTCAAATGGAAGATACAAAGATTTGTTTGCAAATCCCTAGTGGTACTTACCTGCGCACATGAGTGCACATATGGAACGGGAATGAGGGGGAATACGCCCATTTAATTGTTCcactgcacacacacacgcgtaCGTGTACCCCCATAGGGGTAGGAATAACAGTAGGCGCACATATCGCACGTAAAGCAGCATCTATTCCGAGTGCCATGACGAATTATGTCAAAATGTAGAATGGTGTGATGCCAAAAGGGGTCATACAAAAGGGTGAAGTGGCGCTCCTGTCTGTAGCGCGGCAGTATTGcgggaaagcaaaacaagAAAGGAGAGAAGTAATGGGATAGCAGTTAAAGGAGAGCGGTAAAGGGAGAGCAGTAAAGGGAGAGCAGTAAAGGGAGAGCAGTAAAGGGAGAGCTGTAAAAGGAGTGCATGCgaatatacatacgtacaatTTTATAAGCGAAACACAGTATGAACGGCTAAGCTGCACCATGGTGATCAAAATTCCCGATGACAAAAAACCAAACAAGAAGAGTGGCCAGTTCAACCTGggtcccccccctccttaTGGAGGTAAAGGTGCACATAAACACGTGGCTATTTGCATACGCATTGGGAtgcctcttcctttttgtttgccCGTCTTTTGATTAACGCATTTTTATAACGCATCATAAAAACCAATACGAAGTTAAtgccccccaaatgggcTTAGTACTTGCTTGAATTTCTGCTAAAAATGTTCATCCACTTTAGCTTGGGGTACAACGAATTTGCTTCCCTTTGGTCGTCCATTTTTGTTCCGAATTTAttctcacaatttttttcacggatataatttcttttcgtttttgccAAGTTCTGAATAGatgttttgtttaaattGAGGTAGTTCCTCAAGTTGTGGTCCACTGGCGGGGGGATATTTTGGTGGTCAGTCCGTTGCTCAGTCCGTTGCTCAGTCCTGTTATTACCGCTACTCTGTTTTGAGTTGATTAGGTTAACCCCCTCAGTGAGGGATATTTTCTTTGAGAGGGAGCTATTTTTGTAATGCCTATATGGATGAATATGCGATGAGTAGAACATGAGATTATTCAAAAAGTCCAAGTTGGCTGGAGTGGTACCCAAGTTGGCTGGAGTGGTATCCAAGTTGGCTGGAGTGGTATCCAAGTTGGCTGGAGTGGTATCCAAATTGTAGTAGTACAGCATTTTGTTCGCTTCATCATTTTCACTCGATTTTAAATCATTGATGGATTCTACATGCTCAGGGTTCACTAGTAAGTTACCATGTATGTAATCCTTTCTTACATTTTCATCATAAGACATACTCAATAAATTACTCCTAACACTTTTCAAATCGTAGCTTCTATTATGCGTTAGATAATCTTCATATTGCTCCTTCGAATGAATGATGTCATTTTTCTGTGCGTCCCAGATGTTCCAACTTGCTAACTGTTTCCTTCTGTCAGTTGTGCTTTCCTTAAGGGTCgtctcttttttatttttagttaGCTCTTCATTTGTTTTGCTGGATGTGAGTTCATGTGGGGGGTCTTCTTCTCTCTCGATGGGTCCATTATACacactcccttttttgtttctttcatgtttttctttttcaccttgtgatttttgctttttcaaatttgcatTCATCATGTAGATGTGTTGTGTGTCCAAGTGCGGGTTCTTTCCCTCATCCTTTACTAACAAATGGGTGTCCTTTCGATTGGCGCTACTGCCAAGTGTTTGGGATTTATCTCTCTCCAGGCTTTTTTCAGACAGGTCTCTATTTAACTCTGTAGGGAATTCCACCTCGTAGCTATTTTGAGGATTACTTGGCGATTGGTTACTTGGCGATTGGTTACTTGGCGATTGGTTACTTGACGAATGGCTACTTGACGAATGGCTACTTGACGAATGGCTACTTGGCGGATTTTTCCAAACGGGGCCCTTCGTAAGTGTAAGGGGcgtggatttttttcccgaaCCTTTTGCACTTTTGTCTTGTTCGTCTTCCCCTGAATGTCCCTTCTTCCTGCTCGTTGGGCGGTTATTATTTTGTGATATTTTCATAGTTGTGCTTTTAGTCGGCTCGTTTTTATCTCTGCGCTGCTTGGGGGTAGAGTGTTCCGTTGGAGAGGCCCTCTTTACGGGAAGCTGCCCACCCAGTTCGCTTTCTTCATTCTCTTGGATCTGCTCCTTCGCATTCCATCGTGTTATGATcctttccccgtttttactattcatttttgctttcgtTAGCTCATCTTTATAGCTTACATTTTGGATGATCGAATACGATTTCTTCACGTCGTCATACAAGGAGGTGTAGTctttctctttccttttaattGCATCGTTCCCAATGTATGAGTTGTTTGTGGCGTCGGATGTGAGGACACCGCTTAACTCTTCGAGCTGGGTGGTTATTCCCTGATCGTTCCTTCTGCATCCACTATTGGCGTTCCTGGTACTGTCGTTTCTGGTACTGTCGTTGCTGGTACTGTCGTTGCGGGTACTGACATTGCAAGTACTGACGTTGCAAGTACTGACGTTGGCGGATCCTACTTCCTCGGGGGAATATCCCTCCCCACTGTTCTCTGCACTGAAAGGGGAGCTCTCCGTGCTTGTCTCTTCTTTATCTTGAGTCTCATGCACTTCGACCGACTGGCCAATCGGGGAGTGGTGAAATATGTGGCTTTTCAAATTGGGGATGCATCTACCACTTGCGATGTCTCCCCTATTGTATGTGCCGCTCTTTTCGCAGTCCCTGTCAACGATCTTGTTCAAATTATGGCCTGGCTGCATAGGCTTCTCCCTCCATTCATTAGGTTTATCTGTGTCCTTACTTGTGGATCCCATCTCACTCATGTcgtttacccctttttcgTTATAGGAACTGGCAAGGCTAAGGGTAGGTATCACTTGGGAAGGACAATTTGA
Protein-coding regions in this window:
- a CDS encoding structure specific recognition protein (putative); this translates as IKTDIAMELKNEENKKTNEDFLSEIRFCYPHENDENQNFQNFKNDLLEKVNIGDSKSECIASLANIPLLVPRGRYEIEMYTKSFKLHGKSYDFTIQYTNINKMLLVPKSNSNQYVLIFSLNNKMKQGQTEYPFILIQLNNDDDMELDINASEEDVKKYKLEKSLSGKAYDVVTRLFTALVKKNAIIPGDYRTAKNEHGITCSYRAASGQLYPLNKYFLFIIKPVILISFDDIVTLSFQRTGNINQHRFFSLIIKHKRGMSYEYTNIDKNEYLPLLEFLKSKNINIQDDANVTDKKQDFGDELSESDEEEYVADDDDDDEEDYVAEDEEDDDDEEEADEEEEEEEEEEEEEDDDK
- a CDS encoding hypothetical protein (putative), with the protein product MESPKASMHEAYKSFCSQHPLKKLSMPKSDLVWSYYDINSRNENIVIFLHGICGTAGCYFYQLDALANLGFRVISFQYPCYNYLKDWIKNMCNILEYLNIKKAHFFASDLGGYLMQLYAKLYPSKVESLILCNSYRRTDDFAAVAAFRNVYGKLYSFLPHVLLKKIILENYIYVNYVNIDLKEKNSLEFMSNEVDLISSADLGGRISLQLSSENVDRININDRSITILQTLNNTYADSLNEDMKNAYPYAKHAILKSGGSFPYLSRHEEVNMYILVHLRNNCNAVFVKEQISSMSYMHQLKSEEVDIDQFASGRKFGKRVDGNTQKMTSEGKCKISIINRCCTSASSGDMHKGKIYHNEGGDPNGNTFSYRERRKMEEGKIKQGVRNIRRDGHSEEQADLFNLYKNGSYNSCENFSRNDTVTSEETVNSHEKVDAAPNSGQHSLYRGGAYGEVYSKNNDFRAGGINAKFGEERHESYAKHNPYEEQNEHRAHVHNYTNEAFPDDPDADIVDINHNDGYYKNGYQHVSRNVTREDDVYGSPNGEYTYTSNEDIQSTGRIVRNSEERYNKESLNYADNCNENDPRYGRANFYICFLRHW
- a CDS encoding hypothetical protein (putative) — encoded protein: MDITEFEIPLFSPNITEINFGIFDLWLRGHNEFEVLCMLQNSFYADLIKRKNELNNEGDGDADSDGDGDDVEGKTTNKEKNDHVISKDIEKVLKEKYKDNVFFVKNRIMNMFNTENKESDYIGNNILFDNFLCLYIKQQFYIFNILSHHLTNLDLRFSNFYIPISKNKALKLIKNYYNIDFNLEKEIIKYKSINNISKYTNEIVKITNIHKISVKRQIENIKNMWKYVINIYERRNINISTLYKKRRISMKKVLRFLKKNFQLYKFFMKKETVLDMNNNDGHYRNRSFLFKKKKRKGKGKKKAQNNTNSKNEYLQYNIIKTLENLVGIYLAKRYFRLYWIISYHIEVPKKVNIPYPYFNNIILLLLEKLQINDLILSKEYINISKGIYSTFKSNKNMDALKSKLCGLADINNSLRTRVLIRLKCIMNLLCCFRNSYEITKFLLIFHELQKNEPFTNEKTFIKQNIGNNNFVNRIMCFIKEAENYSKRKKAEYENLRGNEKTNIS